The segment CCGGCGTAGCCAGCACCCTGTTCGTCACGTGGCGCGGCACCCGCCGCGACCGCAACCAGCGATGACCAGCCAAGCGCTGCCCTTCAAGCGTCATCACACGATCAGGCCGGACGGGCGTGACCAGCGTCCGAAGGAAGCACCTGTCACGCCCGCCAGCCTCCCCGCCACTCGGTTCGGTGACGGAAGTCAGATCGGCTCCTGCCGCGGCCTCGTCGCAGGGAACCACTGCGCGCCGGCCCGCACCGCGCCGAGCAACGCCGGCCGGCTCGCTCCGGGCCGGCGCTGCGGCAGCCGCAGGCTGCGCGAGAAGATCGCCACCGCGCCCTCTCGCCGCCAGCATGGTCCCGGCGTACCGCAGGCGAGGCAGAGACCGGTCGCGCTGCATGTCACGTGCTCATCAAGCGTGGCCTGCGCACGGCTCAACTGAGAGTCGGCCGACGTTGCGTAATAAGTATTGCTGTCCATCTCGGTCTCAGGGTCATTGCGTTGTCGGGTAGCAGCTGGTCACGGCGGTGATCAGGTCGTGTGAGCGCCGATTGGCATAGCGGGTAGCGCGGGCGATGTTGGCAGCACCGGTGGCTCGGTGCCAGCCGATCGCGGTGTTACGCAGCGTCGCGATGACGGCGGGTCCGTTCCCGGTGCGGGCTTGGTGCTGGTCCTCACGGAACGTGGTGTCGCGGACGTGATGGAGCCGGTTCTCGATATGCCAATGACGGCGGATCCAGGTCTGCAGATCGCGGGCGGTGGCGTGGCCGGCGGGCAGCGAGATGGTCAGGTAGGCGGTCTCGCGGCTGGTCCGGCCTGCGACGACACGGGTGCGGGTGATCCGGATGGCTTGTGCGGCATGCGGAAACGCGATGCCGCCGGGCAGGTGGACGGTGACGGCTTTGACGGTGCGGGTCTCGCGGCGGCCGTGGCCGCGGTCGCGAGTGCGGTCCCCGACCGGGATCTGCGCCCAAGGAAGGCGCTTGAGCTGCTTGAACAAGGTCGGCTGGTTCGCCTTCACCTGGACCAGCAGGTGAGCGCCGCGCCGGGCGACCTCGTCGGCGTGACCGGTCTGGGTGTGCAGGGCGTCGGCGATGAACAGTGCCCCGGTCAGGCTGCCCAGGACCTGCTCGACGGCGTCGAGCAGCGGCGCGAACGCCGGAATCTCGTTGCTCTTGGCATCGACGGTGACCTGGGCCAGCACGATTCCGGTGCCGGTGTCCAGGGCGGACAGCAGGTGGATCTGACGGCCGTCGTCATGCCGGGCGCCGCGCAGGGTCTTGCCGTCGACCGCGATCACCCGCCGGTATCTGCGCGTGACGGCGGCAGGATCCGGCGGGCAGGCTCGGGTGCGCAGCCAGCCGGCGAGAACACCGGCCAGCAGCTGCGCGTCCAGCCGGATCAGCAACCGCCATACGGTCGTGCCGGCCGGGACGGCATCGGTGAACCCGAGCCGGACCCGGCCGTGTCCGTCGAGGTCTTGCAACCAATCGCTGATCGCGGCGAACGACGACGCGCCGGCCATGACGGCGCAGACCGCTACGGCCAGAACCGCGGTCAGCGGGTACCGGATCCCCCGCGGATCCCGTGGATCGGGAACCTTCGCCAGGACAGCCAGCAGACCGCCCCGCTCACTTTCAGTGATCGGGGCGGGTAGGGCATCGGCGGAAGGTGTCGTGACAGTCAGTGCAGCAATGAGAGATGATGCCATTGGCGGGTGAGGTCCTCGGGGCGTTATGGGGCGTAGAGAACTTCATGATCACTGACGTGATCTCACCCGTCCTCTTCGCCTCCACAGAGGCCACTCAACCCGCGAACCCCGAGGTCAGAGCCGTGCCATCAGACTATGCAACGGCCCTGATCTCGGTCTCCCGTCAG is part of the Actinoplanes sp. NBC_00393 genome and harbors:
- a CDS encoding ISAs1 family transposase; translated protein: MASSLIAALTVTTPSADALPAPITESERGGLLAVLAKVPDPRDPRGIRYPLTAVLAVAVCAVMAGASSFAAISDWLQDLDGHGRVRLGFTDAVPAGTTVWRLLIRLDAQLLAGVLAGWLRTRACPPDPAAVTRRYRRVIAVDGKTLRGARHDDGRQIHLLSALDTGTGIVLAQVTVDAKSNEIPAFAPLLDAVEQVLGSLTGALFIADALHTQTGHADEVARRGAHLLVQVKANQPTLFKQLKRLPWAQIPVGDRTRDRGHGRRETRTVKAVTVHLPGGIAFPHAAQAIRITRTRVVAGRTSRETAYLTISLPAGHATARDLQTWIRRHWHIENRLHHVRDTTFREDQHQARTGNGPAVIATLRNTAIGWHRATGAANIARATRYANRRSHDLITAVTSCYPTTQ